cccttttgtttcatATAAGGTTGATAAACCTTAGCTGTAGTAACAATATACTTGAAACTGAACATAGATAACAAAATTTTAGAAGGCCTATTTACTCTGATTTCAGCCCCATTTTTTAAAGTGGGCGTGAGTTGGACCAAAAATTCAGTGAGGTGAAGCATTTCCTTTCTTCCATCTACCCCATCAACTTTGCTCTCATCTTGATGACCATTCAACTCTCtgaaggaggcagagctgcaacAGGGCACAAGATTCATCCTTCTTCTTTGTAATAATAAAGTCCTGTGCAACTTGAGATTTTTCTGTATCTATATATCGCTACCTCATTGTTAGTCTTTGCTTATAGAGGGCTCCCTGACTTTCAAGTTTGTTTTAAAACTAGTTTATCAGCCACTTAAAGATGGTCAATACTTATTTAAACACTCTGAAAAATGAATAATAGAACTGGTGATTGTGATATGCCTATGTCACTTGTGTGTTTCAAGGAGATGATAAGGAGTATTTGACTTAGTGATGAAGCATATTTGAGAATTGAAGGTCAGGAGTTCATGGCAGAGTTTTGTGGGTTtggtggttgggttttttttttcttgaaaccTTGCAGGATCCTTATATTTTAGATTGCCTTTTGTCAGTAGCTAGCAATTACGGAAATTTTAAACTAAGGGTCTTTTCCGAAATTAGTATGAATATATTAAATAAAGTTAGAAAAACTTCAGTATGACAGCAGTCTTGGGAACCCTAAGACAGAAACAAGTGGAGCTACAAAGCCATTTTTGCATCAGGAGTGCATAAAGTCTAGATGTAATTCCATGGACATTTTTCCTTGCAGAAGAGACCGTTAAGGATTGCCCAGCCCTTCTGCCACAAATCCTTGCTTTCTAAGAGTGATGTCTCAAAAGATAGCTTAGCTATTGAAAGGACTTTTTACAGCAGAGAGTAACGCCAAGCCTTGTGATTTTAGACCCCCTTCCCTAGTTAGTTTTCACCTTGTTGTGTGCTGAACTGGCCTGTAAGGGGTCAAGTGTGTGCACACAGTAGGGGGGAAGGAGAGAATGCCTTTCTGACAGCAAGTTATATTGGGCTCGAACTCTCTTGAAGCACTGCCGTcgggcagctgcagctgttgcTAAGCCTGTCCTGTAAACTGAGTCAGTGGAGAGGACTGCGGCTGTGACCGGTTTGAAGTGTGACTTGTAGGTCCGTCTGTCTGCGAGGGGTACAAGGAACTGCCGTGCAGAACCAGGAACCGTCAAGGTGGAGTAAGGAATCCAAGGTGGGAACTTCTTAAACAGGCTTTGAAAGCAGAGTTGGGCTAAGGCACTACACCCTCTGTGTCAAAAGAGAAAGCCATCTATGCTAACCTGCTCGGAATCACAAAGGGTGTGGAGTGTGGATTCCTAATCCACTTAAATTGACCTGATGAGTGCTGGCTGACATCACAGGGGACAGTTGAGATTTCAACCAGAGCAGTTTGCCAGGCTTTTAGGTGGCACGTCGGCTCAGGTTGGAGGAGTTCTTTTTTTGTCCCATTTCATGTTTTTCCCTATGGCTGAAGAGAACCGATGGACAGGTTTTTAAGCCTGTCCATCTTGTGGCTTATGAGTTTATGGTACCCAGCTCTTTGCTCATCTGATGTGTGACTTTGTAGGAGGAGATGTGTGACTGTGCTTCAGCGTGCAGTCTGTTTGATGTAGCATAAGCTCAcattggctgcctggctgcatTATATTAacgtgctgtgctgcaccttGTACTGACATGCACCTCTGCCTAAATCTGCACGGGCTTGCACTCATCCAGTTTTTGGAAGCCAATGAACTATATGCTGTTAAATGTATGTGTGAATGTACCGGCCAACAAAGCTAAGGAGAAGGTAGTAAAGAGAGACCTGTTTCAATCCATGAAGCTGAACAGCAGAATACGATGCTCTCGtaaaatccctgtctctggagaagaggagaaaagaaaaggtttttatTGTTCTAGAAAAGATGCTAACTTTTCAAAGCTCAGAGCAAGTTGTGATTCAAACCTGttgaaaggtaaaaaaaattgcttgaTAAAATAGAGTGAGTTAATTAAAGTATTCTAGTGAGTGGTTATAAGCACAGTTGCAAAAACAGACTGTGTAAggcatttattttcttattgcatcacaaacagattttaaaaatgttagtTCTCTACAGTGTTAACAAAGCATGTATTAAAAACATTTAGAATCTCAGAGTAAATGTCAAAAATAAGTCAGCATCAAAGAGGGATGTATTTCTACTGATAGAATGCAGAGATCTATTTATACAGTATGGGTTGCATAGTATTTTTATGAGCATCTCCCAAATAAGCACAAAATTGTTGTAGTACTAATTTGCAGGTGATAGATATTGGTGAAGAAGTATATTGGTGAGGGAGATGGAGAAAGCTCGACTGATTTATGGATTCACAGCTTGAGTAcattgaaataaaatgtttctctCTTTTGGAAGTATGGCATTGTGTTTTATCCTATAGAATGTAAATCCAGTTTATGTGCTGGAGAATGATAATTTGGAAAGCTTTTTAGCTTTCCTCACTCCAAGAAAAGGAGTAGAGTCTTACTGGACAAACAGTGTAACTTGAGCACCgcccctggctgtgctgccaaaATTTGTTGCTTCAATTGATATATTTGTGTATtgatcctaaaaaaaaaaacctcaaatggAGATGCCCACTCTGAACCAATAAAAGGCAAGGATAACAAATTCTACTTTTTCCAGTATAGTTTATTCTGCTTGGAGAACTTGTTTTTGTTATACCAGCACAAGAATTCTTAAATGGTTTGTAATATAATTCTACCCTGTAAATACAGGAAAATTCCTGTTGTAAGAGAGTGAGAATAAGAGCAGAAGTATGATATTGTTTATAAACAAGGCAGTGGTAATGGGAAGAAAGAAGTGATTTTTATCTTCATATATGCTGGTAGGGAGAATTATATTGTCACTAATTCTGATTTGCTTGGAAAACAACGTTGAAAAATTGGAGGTGGTtcaaaagagagagagggagagataCCAGAAGGCTTAAAATTATTCCCCCACTATCACCACATGAGGAATTCCCCCTGTTCACTTTGTTCAAAAAGGATGACTGCGAAACAACTTGGTTAGTGTTCAAGTACCATAACAAGGATGAAGGTTTCTGGTTGATAAAGGGCATTTGTAATCTCAGACTgataaagaacaaaataataACTGGAGATTGAGGCTAGTTGCTCATATTagacctcctttttttttttttttcctccccccccGCCCAACCAGGTTTGCtctcctttgtttctttttcttacaaGCTAAAATAAAAACTCTTAGATTAATTACTTCGTTCATTTCCTTATAATATACAAGTACTTTAATGGTTTAAAATTAGTTGAAAGTGTTCCCTGCATTGGTTAACATGATTTACATGAGGTCAGTCTCTTTGAAAGAGTGCGAAGAAGGGTGGCAAGAGTTAAAGGAgtcaacaaaaattaaaaatcaagaactcgtttttcctttgtttgtgAATCTAGGTTttagggagggagggaaaaacaGGAGAGTACTGGAGAAATGGAAGATACCTGTTGAGAAAGACACTGTATGCAGCCTGTCCCTTCTGTGCTTACACTTAGTGGCAATTAATGCTTCTTCAAGTGGACAACTCACAGCTGGTGTACTACTTGTCTTTGATTTATGtgggaaaaaaagttttataGCAAGGGAAGTCAAAATATATCCTTACAtgattttttgccttttaattttttaaatttttttaaaaatttctccGTAGCTAGAatagataaaataatttattctattAATCAGGACCCACCTTAATAATTTATTCTATTAATTAGAACAGGGAACACTTTAGGTGCCTATTCTCTGATAACTGACCTCTGTGAAGTAAAGTAATGAATGTAGTCTGCATGTATGGGGAATTTTAAGAGAAGGGTGGACAAACACCTTCACAGCTAGCACATGGCATCTCTGTCTTTTCAGGGCAATGTAGAAATTAATCAGCTGTGCCATAGAGTCAGGTTCTCTCTTGACCTGTGCTTCTGTAGCTGTGGGAatgatttgggatttttttttctttcatgaaaTGGTTAAGAATTGATCAGGAGAGTGAGTTGAGTGCAGTTGAAAATTAGTTGAACTGAAGTGTGTTTAGCCTGATTGTTTTTATAAAGTAATTAGATCTGTAACTTTAATCAGGAAGGTGCCAATTTGTTGATGAAAGGAGAAGCAAAGGAGACAAGGACTTCTAAACTGATCAAGGGAAGTTGACTTAATACAGATGAATTCAAAGGCTGTACCTCTTATAAACGATGTAAATTTAGATAAACAGGCTGGAGGGAGAAGTGTTAGCACCTGATATGGTTTAAGCTACTTAGAAGGTAGTGGCTTTATAAGGGGAGAGCTAGTGCCATGGTCTAGAAGTGGACAGACTTGTGGCCTCTTGTCTTCAGATTCTGGTGGTTAATAAGGACACCTGAGTCCCCAGAAACACGAGAGGTAAGCTCTGTGGTGCATCTGTGATGCTTTTCTTGTACCTGAGGCTAACTGGGAGTGTGTTTCACTAGCATTCAGAACTGTGACTGCATGACTTAAGGCCCCTGTtataaaaccaataaaaatatgttttacacTTGATGCTGTTTCAGACATAGTGAAAGTAAAAGCATTGACCAGGATGTTCTTAAGAGTTTGTTTGTACTGCTGAAAGGTACTGATAGCTAAAATCTAAAATGAAGCCCTAAAGTCTAATTCTTCTATGCTTGCAGATACTTCATCATGTAGAAAAGTTGCAGCTGCTTGTTGCATAGTTTATGTCTGCCTTTTGCTGTGTTACTCTGCTTTCATTTGGATATTTAGATAATGTACAGACTCAGTTTTCTCTAACTGACTTGCTCCACAAGGTAAttcaattatattttaaattatgcttTGGAAAGGCCTTTCTCTGAGCTTCATGTGCTTCTAGTCCGTGATGCGTAAAGGCAGAGCCTTTGCAAAGGATTGCCCCATAGAAAGCTCAGAGGCCTCCcagcagacacagttgcttctggctctgctctgtggaAATGTGGTTTTCTTTCTCTAATTTCTTTGCTAAAGTATCTAGGTCTCTTGGGATGTGTGCACAAGTAAAAGTTTTCACATTGACCCTTATTTGTCTCTGTCTTTGCAAGTTGAGCTGTTGAGATATTTGCTGATAGTCTGTCTTTTTAAAATGGACCATGGAATAAGCTAAGGCATCCATGGAAAACTTTGAGCTGTGTGGAAGGTGATGATTGCTGAGTGGACAGAAGGCGGATTGAGAAGCACCTCTAAAAATATTAGTCTCTCTTACCAAGCAAAATACTTATATGAGAGTGTGAAGTGATAGGAATGAAAATGAGCAAGCACTACAGCCAAACGAAAACTTTAATTTTCACTGGGCTGAAATTCCTCTGGTTTGGCTCATGCTTGGATCTTGTTAGGATAGGGTATATCTTTTCAACTGGAATGAAAACCCTTTCATGTTGTTTTTCTCTTAAATTAAGGTCTTCCACTGTAGGCTGGCAGTCCAGGATTGCAGGCTTCTGGTTTTCTGGTAATTTCTCATTCAGCTTTCCAATTTAGCTATACAATCGCTTAGTTACTGAGCTGAAATTAGTCAAAACAAGAGACTCTTCTAGCAGTAAGATCAGAAAAAGGTCTCATTTAAAGACAAGGAGAAATTTATTGTGTAGCATGATATCTAGATTGCATTGTGTTGTGTCCCTTCTCTTAGCCCATGTGCACTTGAGATTCCATTAAATCTTGTGGAGTGCAGGGAGTGTGTTAAGACTCTTGTGGAAAATTTGGTGGACTAGTTTTTTTGTCTTCTAGGATTTGAGCTGGAGACTTAGTcttgttagtttttttttcatttgccttattttgatttatatttttttctaactaAAAAAACTactatatatatgtgtgtgtatgtatactATATGTTAAATATTGATATGGGTTCTTCCTTATTTAATTGTAAATTAAGTATGAATAAAAATAGTATTGTAGACTTAGTATTTCAGATTTATTTGTTTGAAGTAGCTAAAAATCTGCCCTCCTTTAGGCAGTAGTTGACAAAGAGGATAGGTATGCAGAAACGAAATACAATTGCTCTGAAGCTATGTTATGTTGTACATGGAAGGCCTGTCCATTGAGAAGGGAgcccttttattttaaaggtgtAGTTGGCAGATTTCCAATACTGTGGGTACTGAAATCTGCAGTAAGAGTAGCCTTTGTTTTCAGCAGagaaaatggtgcttgcactAAGCATGTGTTTCTTCTCTTTAAATGTAAAGCCTCTTGCACTGGCCAAATAGAAGGCAAGGCCTTCACAATGAAAGGGACTGCTCTAAAGAGAAGGTTTATAATTCTTGGTGGTGGAGTCTCTTGCAGCATCATCTCAGGTAGTGTGGTTTTACACTGCCCCTTACTGGGGCTGTCTCGTAGTGCAAGAACTGAAGGAGATTTGGATATCCAAAAGTTTGTACTGCGTTCAgagtttttgtatttttttccccctgagcaATGAGCTAAATAAAATACAGTGTTTTCTTGTATGTCAAAATGGCATATTTATACTAGGagttattttacattttctttttagtatTTCCTGATGTTCAGATGTTTCATTGTGtccttcaggttttttttaaacctccCTGTGGAATTTGGTTATAATGGTTTTTGATACAGATCCTAAGTGGTGGAAGCTTTGAACGAACTACCATTTGTCTTTCGTTTTTTAGCTAGTGACCAACAGGCATGACTTTGGACTACATTATCATTATATTGTCATTCATTCAAATTAAAAGACCTTAAAGaatgagaaattaaaatcaGAAACAATTTGGCCTGTTATTTCTAGGAAGTGAGATAGAGCTGAGTCCACTAGATAACTGTAAATCAACCTCGCCATTCATCTTTGTTTGATAATAGTCTTCTCTGTAGAGTTGAGCACATTTTGTTTAGTTAAATGGGTTGCTCGGGCAGAGTAATAAACGGGGGGGAACAATGCAGTGAATTTTAGACTTTAAAACTGCAAGGTTGATTTGACTAATCTGTTCTGTTCCCATTGCAGGTGGCACACGTAGAGATCTTATTTAGGAGTTACTTTTGTATCTTGCAGTACTGTCATGGAGTAATGTGAATCTCCTAGTATATTGTAGATCCTAATGAATTACTATTGTTGTGTAGAAGGAAGCTTTGAAGTGATTTTAATTGATTGATGCAACCAATTGTACTTTCAAAATTGATGTTAAAAGTATAAAATGCCCTCGTAAATTATTGAacttattttgtatttcaacttTAACCTGTTTACATCTGATATATTTTGTGGGGGAGGGTTCTTCAACATTATCAAATTGCAGTAGCTACCTGGTGGGaatcaaaaaaccaaagcaCTGACCTGGCTAGACTCCCAGTTCCCCTTGTGATGCAGAGTTAAGTACCCAACTGTAGGAACTAATTACTGTAGTTAAACGATTTGTTAAAATGCCTAAATGCTTCTTGACATCCTGGGTGTGTAGCCATACAGTGCTAAGTTTCAAACCTGGTGATTCTTACTGGGCTTAATTTGGTGAAGGAAAAACCCTGTCGGGGCATAAGTAAAAGGCAGCAAAAGTAGCCCTTGTTACAGCCAGCTTCCCTCCTCTTATGGTGTAGAGCAGTCCTGTTGTGTAATCTCCTTTGCACAGTGGGGGTGGTGATGGACAAAGTAGCTGAGTGTTCTAATGAGATGGGCGATCTGTGGTGCATGGACGTAATAGAAGAATGTATAAAAATGTCcaggagaaaaaatacattcattCTGAGAGTGTCCAAGGGTTAGGAACTAACATTATAAGAAAGAAATATGCCATTAAACTATTAAAGAAGAGTGTTTTTCAATAGCTTTTTGACTTAGTAGCCTGTTAGCCCTTGTTAGCTGTATCAGGCCTTTCAAAGACCACATTCTAGTAGGACAACACGGTTTGCAAAGGCTGTTAAAACTGGTTGCACAGAGCAACTCTAAATCACTGTGGCCTCGTGGTCTGCATAATTCATGAGATAATCTATAACTAATTGCTGTGAAGAATTCATGTAGCCTAAAGAATATAGTCACAAGAATCAGTCTCCTCTAAAGCATGTGAGTTTGGATGTTCCTAACAAATTATAAAAACCTGGAAGAGCTCTTTTTTCTAGTTCCTAGAACTATTTGTTTAAATGGGCACAATTACTGGAAATGTTACAATTTGTGAGTGTTCCACCACTAACTGGAAGTATCTGAATGCTAATCTGATTACCCAGTTATCTAAATCAAGGGAGTCTACTCCATATTGAAAACAGTTTTCTGAATGATTGTCAGTCTTCCTGGATCTACCAAAAACttaatgttttttaatgttatAAATGTGTTTCTGCATGTGCTCTTAAATGTCAGCATTTTGAATGCCATAATAAGGAGAAGAAGGATTAAGATAATGATACTTATCAAATGAGTTGTGCTCAGCAACTGTGTCTAAAAAGTCTGACTTCTAAAAAAGCTATGGAGTCAGAGAAAGGTTAGGTGGCCCTTGTTAATCTGAACTCTTTTATCTTGCCTAATGAAGAGAAGCAACATCATAAAGCTAATCTGCAGGCTGGAACTGTCAGTACCATTACTAATTTTGGGGTTTGCTAAAAACAAGATTGAGTGAaccatgaaaaataaattaatgataACCTGATTTTGTATCCCATGCAGGTTTTCTCAAGCTGAGGAATTAGCGGGGCATTTGGTTGGTACCTGACTCCAAAACCTGTGCTCTACCTTGCGAAGAGCTGATGTGGGAGACATTTACCTTCACAGTTCTCTGTATCAGAAGAATAAGACTTTGTGTGCAAGAGTGGTTCAAAATGACAATGTAAATTGCTAACACTGAAGGTCTCCTGAGAAGAACTGGCTTTGTAAGAGGCTTCTCCTTCCCTAACCTTTTTTTAAACTACTTCTCTCAGAAACTACAAGCAAAATGCCAGCCAAGACACCCATCTACCTGAAAGCTGCTAACAAtaagaaagggaagaaattcAAACTAAGGGATATCTTATCTCCTGATATGATCAGTCCTCCACTTGGAGATTTTCGTCATACCATACACATTGGAAAAGAGGGACAGCATGATGTTTTTGGAGACATCTCGTTTTTGCAGGGCAACTATGAGCTGTTGCCTGGAAATGAAGGTGAAACCAGAGTTAGCCAGTCTGGTATCCACAATGAATTCTTAAGGGCAAACAGCACTTCTGAATCCATGTTTACAGAAACTCCATCACCAGTGCTCAAAAATGCTATTTCCCTTCCTGCCATTGGGGGTTCTCAAGCCCTTACATTGCCTTTATTGTCACCAGTGACATTTAATTCAAAGCAAGAATCCATCAGGTCATCCAGAAATCCGAGGCTTAGCTGTGAGCCAGTAATAGAAGAAAAACTGCAGGAGAAAGGTAAAGAGATGGAGGATGAAGAAACGTACAAAGATGACATATGGGAGCAAAATGGTTCTTCTTCACATTTTACCAACGGTAGCGACAGTCACTCATCCAGCTTTTCTGAACGATGCACTGATTGGCAAACAGTTGATTTACTGGATGACAGTCGGCTTTCATGTGAACTAACCAAGACTAAGTCAGAGGAATCCCTTTCAGATCTTGCAGGCTCTCTTCTCTCATTACAACTTGACTTGGGGCCCTCACTATTGGATGAGGTCCTCAATGTAATGGACAAGAATAAATCTTAGAACTGGTACTCCCTTGCTTCTTTATAAGTGATTcacttaaaaacaaacaaaagaccaTAGTTCAAAAGAAGATGCTTAAAAATCAGCTGTATTTGCAGTTGTATGATGagttttctaaaaatattcttaaaatactatttttttacCTATTGTTTTTCATGATTTTTATTACACTAAATTCTCATATCAGAAaggtaaattttaaaaatcagtttcagCAAATATAAAATGTTTGAAGTACCAGTATTAATGATCAGAAACTTAAAAAACAGCATTTGAGGATGATACTGATTGTGACATTTGCTTACTTCACTTCTACAGGCTTCTGAATATGTGAGAATCTCTTAATGTCAGAAAGGAGACTGATAATAATTATTCACTTTTATAAATTATTACAATATCACTTTACATGTAGGCCTCTTTCTAGAACCTTGTGTTTGAGGGCTTCAtagtgtttttcttccttttccataGTACCATTTCTGTTATAAATTCACCATAACTACTTCCTTGGTCTTACACTACCACTCTGAGTTCAGATGTGAGCAGTTTGAAGGCTTTTTCAGCTTGAATACCTGGTCCAGAGTCTCAGCTGTTTTAAATGAGTATGCACAAATTTACACAAGTTGAGGCTTGGGCCTGACATTGTATATGAAATGTTATGTTGTAAACAGGTGACACATGCAAGATATTAtggttaaattattttaaaagttgaaatatattttctgtgtGCATATTGGCTTTTTATTGCAGAGCCTACACATACAGTATCTCATCAAAATATTTGCTTGGCATTATTGGTGCTCTTCTGAAAACTGTATATTTGTGTGTTTGAAGAGAAATATGTATTAATAGTCcttgcttttttcttcatttatttccaCAACATGCTTAAACTTGCAACTGGTTATTTCATTTTTTGAAGAAGGCACTGGTTATTCACAATGCTAGTGATGTGTGCAGCAACAGCCAATGTTTGCAAAATGTGGATCCTTCAATACAGTACTTACATGGATTGCATAAACCTTGTGCAATACAATAAAAAACCCCTTTAAATTGCTGTGTGTTTGTGATTCACTACACAGCCTCACCAAAACAcaaagttttgttttctgctaTAAAGAAACAGACTAGTTGCAGAAGCCAATTCTAACTTAATTCAGTTGATTTCTCCAGTTTAGTTCTTGAGGTTTTAAGGGCAAACTCCAAGCAGCTAGGACCCTCTGGAATGTATATTAAAGCAATGGAGGATAGGAGAATTTTACCTTGGGCCCAGTGAAGTTAGTGGCAGAGTTCCAGTAGCTTTCACTGAAGTCTTTAGGTAAAATCCCAACACAGTTTGTAGACTGTTCTTCATTAGATAACTTTATTTATCTGTATATTCTTATAAGAACATGTATGTCATGGATTATTTAGTACATATCATTTATCCTTAAAATTTCTAGAGGATTAATGCCAAATAATAATATTCCTTCAGCATGGTTTAGGAACACAATCTTTACCCCTGTTAAACACATCTGTTATTATAGCTGCATGTCTCATTAATGCACAGTCTACCATATTATTCctgtgaggaaatgagatgtAGAATGCCCAAgaactgtgtttatttttaagataATGTTTAATTGCCTCTAATTTCATATTCTCTGTGTGTAAGCTTGTATCAAATTTCCAATCTATTCATAATCCAAGAAGAATGGTGATGACTGTGgtgctttttctgttttagaaaGCAGGTTCAAAGCTCTCCTTGGCCACATTTCTTATGGGACTTGGGGATTTAGAACCTAAGGAGAATTTAAGCCAAAACTTTCACTGGAAAAATCTGTCACTCATTAGCATAGGGGAAGTTTGGGTGAAATAGGGAATTAGACTTTTTCTGTGTAAACCAGCTTCAAATACCATGATTAGAACATTAAAGTATTTGCTGGATAGAATGTCATCATCTTTTAGGGCTTTCCAAGAAAGTATTCTctagaaagcaaaaccagattATATTAGCAGCTGTTGCAGGCATGTAATTTTTGCTTTGTCCTGTTTTATACTTTATTTCCTGGCTTAGGCTGCTGAAAAGTGTCCCACTATTGCAGAATTTTTTGGTCTGTGTTATACTTTCTATGTCATTGCTCTTCTAAATTTGTAAATCCTTAAGTCTTGTGATGAGGGTGGGTGGTCTGAACTAAAATAATAGCCATTGctccaggcaaaaaaaaaaactactgtGTTGTGGAGAACCTTTCCTCATGTCAAGAACAGAACCTTTGCACTGGAAAAGCAGATTTCATATTTCTTTAAAGCTGTCTTGATTCTTCCTTAAGAAGCTGGATCCCTGAATTGTTCAGATCTCCTCAGTTGTACGTATAAAGACCTAGAAGATGCAAAGTCAAATGTGCCCAGCTTCTGTTCTGACATGGTCTTCTGTAAAATACTGCTTTGTGTAATCTGATCTGGCATCTCATCTGCCAAAATCAAAATCTAAATTTGTCAGATCAAAATCtaaattccaaaaaaaattaaaggttcTGCCCTTCTGAAGTCTCGATATAGTTCTTAACTGAAATTAGACTTTCTAGGAGGAGCTACATGTCAGTTTAATGAAAGCCAATCTCCTGCTGCAAGTTGGTATTGTGGTTATTGCATCaattgtgtgtatatatatatgtgtatatatatatgtatatatatatatgcacatacagggagagagagagatatcTCCAAGTTGCCTTGGATATTGCATCAATTTTCTGTGCCCACGGGAAAAGTGTGCTAACTGTACCAACTGCACAGAAAGCTCCACAGATGCTTCACAAAGCCTTCTATTATGTCAGAAAGCACTTTCCCATCACTTCTAACTGCAGATCTACAGTGGAGGCCTAGCGATGTAATCTAAATGTGCTGAAGAAGAAAGCAGGGGCATATGCCTGCTTCCTACATAGGTATTTACCAAGTTTCACATCTGTATAGTCCTGCAAGCTGAGCTACACACAACACAACAGAAAAATGTACCTGAAAGTCCAATAATCATTCAATTCAAGAACCCTGGAACTCCTGCCAGTTCCCCAGCCAGTGTGAGGTGATCAGTGTTGGGCTGAGGGTGTCAGTGGGAGGTAGAGAGCTGGTGAAATGCTGGGAAGTACTCATGGATCTCTGTCAGTTTCTAAGAAGGACCAAATCCAGACACTGAGAAGCAAAACAAGTCTCAACTGAAGGATGGAAAGCAGTTTGACAAGGAGGCTAGCAGGAACCCTGAACTTGAATTCATTCTCTTGAAACTTCAGTGTGCTGAAGGTATCTATCTCATTT
The genomic region above belongs to Passer domesticus isolate bPasDom1 chromosome 3, bPasDom1.hap1, whole genome shotgun sequence and contains:
- the CDC42EP3 gene encoding cdc42 effector protein 3, producing the protein MPAKTPIYLKAANNKKGKKFKLRDILSPDMISPPLGDFRHTIHIGKEGQHDVFGDISFLQGNYELLPGNEGETRVSQSGIHNEFLRANSTSESMFTETPSPVLKNAISLPAIGGSQALTLPLLSPVTFNSKQESIRSSRNPRLSCEPVIEEKLQEKGKEMEDEETYKDDIWEQNGSSSHFTNGSDSHSSSFSERCTDWQTVDLLDDSRLSCELTKTKSEESLSDLAGSLLSLQLDLGPSLLDEVLNVMDKNKS